Part of the Gorilla gorilla gorilla isolate KB3781 chromosome Y, NHGRI_mGorGor1-v2.1_pri, whole genome shotgun sequence genome is shown below.
gacggggtttcactgtgttagccaggatggtcttaatctcctgaccttgtgatccgcctgactcggcctcccaaagtgctgggattacaggtgtgagccaccacgcccggccccacgttcaccacttctactcaacatagtGCTATTCACTACCACATTAGTTGTAAAAGCAAGACTGGAAGCAGAACAAATGGATACCCATAATGGGTGCTTAAGTAATTTTGGGAATAGTCATAGGGTGCAGTACTTTATAGCTCTGAAACAATACAATGCatttacatttgaaatgtggAATGGTAACTAAGGTGAATTGCCCAGTTATATATggggcaatatatatatatatgcaggggGCAGAGAATTTTGTGTAAACATGATCATGCATCAGCATGCATTCCAGGCACATGTTTCTACTTGCACATAGATTGTAGAAATGATATGCAAGCAAAAATGTTGACTTGGTGTTTGGAAGTTCAGAGTGGAAGGGAAACTTCCTTGCTAACCCTTTATGATATTTAGAGTTATTTCTAACCATGAATATGTAATACATTTAGAAATCTTAGCTAACAAGAAAAGCCTCTGGTCCTGGCCTCCTGCTGGCACATATTATGTCCACATGGTCCTGTCATGCTAATGTGTGCAAACTGAGAAAAATCCAAGAATGGGAGTCTGCTTTTTTCATCATACAAATAATTGTTAATAGAAATAGTACGATAATTATTGATCATTGATATACCATGCATATTCTATTagataataataaatttctgaCATTTGAACTatacttacacatggaaattgaaaTATATGGATGAAATATTGTGGCTTATAGAGGCAAACAAttgttttattgtcattttacaaACTGATCATCATTCCTCAAGGCACGGGTCCATGTGATATTAAGTAGCTTGTTATGTTTGGGAAGGGCAGTGATGACCACAAGCATGACTTCAACTACTAAAGTACAATGgagatttcaacaatgttttgtttaaTGTTTACATATTTCATTGGGTTCCCAGGTTTTTTCTCACCCTAATAGCTCTCACCCACATCATGTGGGTCCCATTAATACAGATACCTCCAAATGCACCACTCTTCCATTATATCCGGTCAATTGTTGATTACCCTGGGCCTATGAtggggggagggcaggggctgctggccACCTCCTCATCTACAGTAAGAGTCAATGAGCAGTTAAGTGGATACTGAAAACCATTTATCCTGCTGGAGTGAGAAataaatggtttatttttatttttatttttttaggtggagtctcgctctgttgcccaggctggagtgcagtggtgcgatctcggctcactgaaagctctgcctcctgggttcatgccattctcctgcctcagcctctcgagtagctcagactacaggcgcctgccaccacgcctggctaattttttttttttttgtatttttagtggagatggcatttcactgtgttagccaggatggtctcaatctcctgaccttgtgatctgcccgtctcagcctcccaaagtgctgggattacaggtctctgcacctggccataaatggtttctttcaatagggtaataaaatgcatcttttccaaattatttatatGACTCAAGGCCCATCTCAATTTCAGATGTGATTAGCCTCACTTCCTGATTCTCACCAAGGTGTGTAATGTCCTCCATGGCCCAGTGCAGAGGAAAACAGGTGTTGCCATCAAACTGCCAGGGTCCCATCCTGCCTCCTCATTCACTCCGGGAGCTCCCTTTAAGCTAGGAGTCAACAGCGAGGATGGAAACATGAGTGCTTCTGAAAGTCCTAAAAGTTCAGAGGCAGACTGTCAATTTCTCCTCCACCCCTGGGCACACACCGGGAGAACTCTGTCTCCAGGTTGAAGGAAGTGCCTGTGAGAGAGTTGTGTCCCTCAGATTCTGTTCACCACAGGTGACACTCGATGTGACCCCAAACCTCTTCTGCACAATCCCAAGGAGTGCTGACTAATCCAACCCAAAGGCTGTTAAAGGCTGTttggcagaggcagaaaagaaaaggccaggtgttCTGGGAAAGACCACCTTCACATAACACAGCACCCTCATAGCCCAGAGAGACAGTTCTTACTATTATGCCAATAAACCTGGAAAAGACCAAATACAATTTgacacatatttccttttttgttttgatttcatgcCTCCTCCCTCAACGTCCCAAAGAGCATGGATACCCCAAAGGCCCCTGGGAACTCTCTCCCATTGGATCTTACATGGAAAGTAGTTACCTACCTGCAAAATCCTCATCATCAGATATGCTCTCCACAATCAAATCTGTAGAAACACAAACATCAAGATAAGTCATTAGAGAGAGGCCCatccactcctcccaccccagctgaaGCCCGGGTGCTTCACACAGGATCCCCTGATGTTTCCTCTGCTTCACAGACATCCCTATAGCCCCTCTGGACATTGTTTTATTCTTGCAAAATCATTTGTCTCACCAGACCCCAAATCCTCCTTCCCAAAAGGAGCCCAGAATCAGGTTTCTGTACCCTAGAGACAAAGTTTTTCCCACAGGAAGTGAGTTATTTCAGGGTACGTACCGTTCTCCAGTGTCAATGGCTCCTGcaattatagaaaagaaaacattaggagGGTGAAATGTTGCCATGCACGTCACACAGATCTGATATTCTCTCAACAACTTGAGAAAATTAGAAGGGGTATAGTGATTGAGTCAAAGATCGAAGTCCCCCAAAACTAGCACGGAGGACACCTGTGGAAAAGACAACACCTTTTCCCACAGAATGTATCTTTAAAGTGCATTTAGATTGGCAGTTTCATAACTCTTAATCCACAGGGGAAAACTGCTGTGGAGGGAAACACCTCTACATTGCAGTGGATCGTGGATGCTGCCATCTACCACGCCCCAGTGTGCCCGGCATGGGTTGATGAGAGGTTGCCAATCAATAGCACCACACCAAGGGAATTGCAGATGGCATAAATAACCCACATTGGCAGATGTTCATGTCTACATCTGATTGGAAAGAAGCCAGGAAAGCAACATTTCTgttcaagacaaaggaaagtgtTTTACCTTGGTAGCATCTTCTTTTTTACAGATGTATCGTACAGCATCCTCATTAGTGATGTCGTATACAGTGTCCTCATAAGAGATGTCTTCTATAGTGTCCTCATTAGAGATGTCATGTACAACAGCCTCATTACAGATGTCTACAGCGTCATTAGAGATGTCACGTACAGCAGCCTCAGAGATGTTTACAGCATCCTTAGAGATGTCACATACAGCAGCCTCATTAGAGATGTCATGTACAGGAGCCTCATTAGAGATATCTACAGTGTCCTCATCAGAGATGTCTACAGCGTCATTACAGATGTCATATACAGTGTCTTCTTCAGAGATGTCTTGTACAGCACTCCCACAAGGAGCTAGGAGAACACAGAGTAAAGGTCAGTGCCCTGGTGGTGAATCACCCAGGGAGCTTGCTTGGTGTGGTGCATGGAGGTGGCTGATCACAGCATGGGCCGAGCTGATGCTAGGCCATCCTTCCGGGTGGACCTGCACTAGTGAAGCTAAGAGACATGACTCAGAACACTTTCTGCAGTGGGAATCAGTTTCCAGGTTCAGATATGCATTATCCAGTGAAGTggggaaatataaaaaaatagaaattgacaaattcatgAAAAGCCTTCCATGAGtgtaagtgtgattttttttgttaacCACTTTACATTCAGTATGCATTCACACCTACAAAATATTTTGACaagaaatcagaaattttaatttttgtcagttatGTTAAATCTAACTTAGCTGTCAACATAAAGATTCTATCTCATTTACTCTGTGGTCTCCAGAAAATCTAGCACATAATGAGTAGAccgaaatatttattaaatgaaaacacagagcaGGGGTGGGGGGGTTGTAGGCAGAGCAGGTTGCACCTGATTACCTGGATAATAATAAACTGCACAAAACTTCAGTCAGATTAATACTGAAACTGCCTTTTGCTTGGGCTCTTTTCTCTTGCAGAAGAAGGATGACCAAGAAGATGAACAGggaagaaatgagaaacagaggCCTTTGCTTAGCAGCTAAAGGCCACCTTTTGTAACATGCAATAGTCTACAAGTGGCCTTGAATTCTACCATGATTCAGTGACAGAGTTCCCTCATGTCTTCTACCCAGGTCGAAGTCCAGCAAAATTGCGACTGTCCTCTTTACACTTGCAAGACCATGCTGCTTCTGCATTTGCCTGTTGTATGAGATTTACGTTTGTTTTAAAGCAACATTTTGTTTCAGTTGGGCTAGTGGCCATACACGGCACTAGCCAGTCCATAGTGAGATGGCTCCTCATGGAGAAGGCTTGGCTTGAGGCTGAGGGTCTTTAACCCACATGCACAAGACAGTTGCCATGAGGGGATGGAAGCCAGGCTAATAACCAAGTGCCGCAAAGAGTTCCTATCTGTCCCTCACCATTTTCAGCTGGCAGGATTTGAGCATTTTAGGGCTTGGGAAGATAATATTACtaaatctactaaaatacagcACCTATCCTTATAGGCTTTGGCCAGTTGCTGAGCAAATTAACTTCACAACTGAAGTGGGCCACACTGGCCTGCGTGGTCTCCCACTCCTCTTAGAATTTGTGAGTGTGGGGCCTACTGGAGGACAGAagttgggaggagggggaggatcaggaaaaataactgatactaggcttaatatgtgggtgatgaaataatctgtaccacaaactttcatgacacacatttacatatgtaacaaacctgcacatcctgcacatgtacccctgaacttaaaataaaagttaaaaaaaacacatcacataaataaaattaaaaacaaaaatcacacgatAATCtgaacagatacagaaaaagcatttcagaaaatccagcatttcttcattattaaaacccttcagcaaaatcggcatagaagggacataccttaaggtaataaaagccatctgtgacaaacccacagccaacattatccTGAATGggggaaagttgaaagcattccccctgagtactggaacaagacaaagatgcccactacgttcaccatttctttcttttttattttttttttgggacagagtcttgctctgtcgcccaggctggagtgcagtggcatgatctcggctcactgcaagctccatctcccaggttcacgccattctcctgcctcagcctcccaagtagctgggactacaggcgcccgccaccacgcctggctaattcttcatattttcagtagagacggggtttcactgtgttagccaggatggtcttaatctcctgaccttgtgatccgcctgactcggcctcccaaagtgctgggattacaggtgtgagccaccacgcccggccccacgttcaccacttctactcaacatagtGCTATTCACTACCACATTAGTTGTAAAAGCAAGACTGGAAGCAGAACAAATGGATACCCATAATGGGTGCTTAAGTAATTTTGGGAATAGTCATAGGGTGCAGTACTTTATAGCTCTGAAACAATACAATGCatttacatttgaaatgtggAATGGTAACTAAGGTGAATTGCCCAGTTATATATggggcaatatatatatatatgcaggggGCAGAGAATTTTGTGTAAACATGATCATGCATCAGCATGCATTCCAGGCACATGTTTCTACTTGCACATAGATTGTAGAAATGATATGCAAGCAAAAATGTTGACTTGGTGTTTGGAAGTTCAGAGTGGAAGGGAAACTTCCTTGCTAACCCTTTATGATATTTAGAGTTATTTCTAACCATGAATATGTAATACATTTAGAAATCTTAGCTAACAAGAAAAGCCTCTGGTCCTGGCCTCCTGCTGGCACATATTATGTCCACATGGTCCTGTCATGCTAATGTGTGCAAACTGAGAAAAATCCAAGAATGGGAGTCTGCTTTTTTCATCATACAAATAATTGTTAATAGAAATAGTACGATAATTATTGATCATTGATATACCATGCATATTCTATTagataataataaatttctgaCATTTGAACTatacttacacatggaaattgaaaTATATGGATGAAATATTGTGGCTTATAGAGGCAAACAAttgttttattgtcattttacaaACTGATCATCATTCCTCAAGGCACGGGTCCATGTGATATTAAGTAGCTTGTTATGTTTGGGAAGGGCAGTGATGACCACAAGCATGACTTCAACTACTAAAGTACAATGgagatttcaacaatgttttgtttaaTGTTTACATATTTCATTGGGTTCCCAGGTTTTTTCTCACCCTAATAGCTCTCACCCACATCATGTGGGTCCCATTAATACAGATACCTCCAAATGCACCACTCTTCCATTATATCCGGTCAATTGTTGATTACCCTGGGCCTATGAtggggggagggcaggggctgctggccACCTCCTCATCTACAGTAAGAGTCAATGAGCAGTTAAGTGGATACTGAAAACCATTTATCCTGCTGGAGTGAGAAataaatggtttatttttatttttatttttttaggtggagtctcgctctgttgcccaggctggagtgcagtggtgcgatctcggctcactgaaagctctgcctcctgggttcatgccattctcctgcctcagcctctcgagtagctcagactacaggcgcctgccaccacgcctggctaattttttttttttgtatttttagtggagatggcatttcactgtgttagccaggatggtctcaatctcctgaccttgtgatctgcccgtctcagcctcccaaagtgctgggattacaggtctccgcacctggccataaatggtttctttcaatagggtaataaaatgcatcttttccaaattatttatatGACTCAAGGCCCATCTCAATTTCAGATGTGATTAGCCTCACTTCCTGATTCTCACCAAGGTGTGTAATGTCCTCCATGGCCCAGTGCAGAGGAAAACAGGTGTTGCCATCAAACTGCCAGGGTCCCATCCTGCCTCCTCATTCACTCCGGGAGCTCCCTTTAAGCTAGGAGTCAACAGCGAGGATGGAAACATGAGTGCTTCTGAAAGTCCTAAAAGTTCAGAGGCAGACTGTCAATTTCTCCTCCACCCCTGGGCACACACCGGGAGAACTCTGTCTCCAGGTTGAAGGAAGTGCCTGTGAGAGAGTTGTGTCCCTCAGATTCTGTTCACCACAGGTGACACTCGATGTGACCCCAAACCTCTTCTGCACAATCCCAAGGAGTGCTGACTAATCCAACCCAAAGGCTGTTAAAGGCTGTttggcagaggcagaaaagaaaaggccaggtgttCTGGGAAAGACCACCTTCACATAACACAGCACCCTCATAGCCCAGAGAGACAGTTCTTACTATTATGCCAATAAACCTGGAAAAGACCAAATACAATTTgacacatatttccttttttgttttgatttcatgcCTCCTCCCTCAACGTCCCAAAGAGCATGGATACCCCAAAGGCCCCTGGGAACTCTCTCCCATTGGATCTTACATGGAAAGTAGTTACCTACCTGCAAAATCCTCATCATCAGATATGCTCTCCACAATCAAATCTGTAGAAACACAAACATCAAGATAAGTCATTAGAGAGAGGCCCatccactcctcccaccccagctgaaGCCCGGGTGCTTCACACAGGATCCCCTGATGTTTCCTCTGCTTCACAGACATCCCTATAGCCCCTCTGGACATTGTTTTATTCTTGCAAAATCATTTGTCTCACCAGACCCCAAATCCTCCTTCCCAAAAGGAGCCCAGAATCAGGTTTCTGTACCCTAGAGACAAAGTTTTTCCCACAGGAAGTGAGTTATTTCAGGGTACGTACCGTTCTCCAGTGTCAATGGCTCCTGcaattatagaaaagaaaacattaggagGGTGAAATGTTGCCATGCACGTCACACAGATCTGATATTCTCTCAACAACTTGAGAAAATTAGAAGGGGTATAGTGATTGAGTCAAAGATCGAAGTCCCCCAAAACTAGCACGGAGGACACCTGTGGAAAAGACAACACCTTTTCCCACAGAATGTATCTTTAAAGTGCATTTAGATTGGCAGTTTCATAACTCTTAATCCACAGGGGAAAACTGCTGTGGAGGGAAACACCTCTACATTGCAGTGGATCGTGGATGCTGCCATCTACCACGCCCCAGTGTGCCCGGCATGGGTTGATGAGAGGTTGCCAATCAATAGCACCACACCAAGGGAATTGCAGATGGCATAAATAACCCACATTGGCAGATGTTCATGTCTACATCTGATTGGAAAGAAGCCAGGAAAGCAACATTTCTgttcaagacaaaggaaagtgtTTTACCTTGGTAGCATCTTCTTTTTTACAGATGTATCGTACAGCATCCTCATTAGTGATGTCGTATACAGTGTCCTCATAAGAGATGTCTTCTATAGTGTCCTCATTAGAGATGTCATGTACAACAGCCTCATTACAGATGTCTACAGCGTCATTAGAGATGTCACGTACAGCAGCCTCAGAGATGTTTACAGCATCCTTAGAGATGTCACATACAGCAGCCTCATTAGAGATGTCATGTACAGGAGCCTCATTAGAGATATCTACAGTGTCCTCATCAGAGATGTCTACAGCATCCTCATTACAGATGTCGTATACAGTGTCTTCTTCAGAGATGTCTTGTACAGCACCCCAACAAAGAGCTAGGAGAACACAGAGTAAAGGTCAGTGCCCTGGTGGTGAATCACCCAGGGAGCTTGCT
Proteins encoded:
- the LOC129530378 gene encoding uncharacterized protein — its product is MYPQEASEEPPAHKDRGDGERPVDARVVQVAPLRFGSALCWGAVQDISEEDTVYDICNEDAVDISDEDTVDISNEAPVHDISNEAAVCDISKDAVNISEAAVRDISNDAVDICNEAVVHDISNEDTIEDISYEDTVYDITNEDAVRYICKKEDATKEPLTLENDLIVESISDDEDFAAPCGSAVQDISEEDTVYDICNDAVDISDEDTVDISNEAPVHDISNEAAVCDISKDAVNISEAAVRDISNDAVDICNEAVVHDISNEDTIEDISYEDTVYDITNEDAVRYICKKEDATKEPLTLENDLIVESISDDEDFAAPCGSAVQDISEEDTVYDICNDAVDISDEDTVDISNEAPVHDISNEAAVCDISKDAVNISEAAVRDISNDAVDICNEAVVHDISNEDTIEDISYEDTVYDITNEDAVRYICKKEDATKESLTLENDLIVESISDDEDFAAPSLDRIDWAPRPQDNPEKYIDCLHRAYDFFSGLKNAPR